A stretch of Falco rusticolus isolate bFalRus1 chromosome 2, bFalRus1.pri, whole genome shotgun sequence DNA encodes these proteins:
- the LOC119143313 gene encoding forkhead box protein D1-like, giving the protein MPRGRRRSRRRRRAGIAAPLTLGTALAGRREEGRSRSPRERAGIAETRWVLGAVAPGSRLGLPGLEALAAAAGPRGGSPPWAAPSLLQVPAAAQPAPRREGSDLPAGAPAALAVLRLQPGAEGSARAAAGAAPRLRTVYVNPRWLERQAALGAAAAAASPCAEAAAAAAASGAAGGPAAAAAGQGEAAEAAATPYVGLRRPLGYQLAKATKERIWRGEFIDLFSLLHTELAPEHGPRPGDTLDQWVSAFLVYASVLCEKHPARCGAMFKYLDTIRKLHATYGGTSWMNYDEDFRRRAAKDPNLPWGDVDLDLWMKWMAPLKSLVSRQPRAEGETQASPAPPPPPPSQSPKQEEKTQTP; this is encoded by the exons ATGCCACGTGGGAGGCGGCGGAGCCGCCGTCGGCGCCGGGCCGGAATCGCGGCCCCCCTGACGTTGGGGACGGCGCTCGCCGGGCGCCGGGAGGAGGGGAGGTCGCGGAGCCCCCGGGAGCGCGCCGGGATCGCCGAGACCCGATGGGTGCTCGGCGCGGTGGCGCCCGGCTCGCGGCTCGGCCTCCCGGGCCTAGAggcgctggcggcggcggccgggcctAGGGGCGGCTCCCCGCCCTGGGCGGCGCCCTCGCTGCTCCAGGTGCCGGCGGCGGCCCagccggccccgcggcgggaggGCAGCGACCTGCCCGCCGGCGCGCCGGCCGCCCTGGCCGTGCTGCGCCTCCAGCCCGGCGCCGAGGGCtcggcgcgggcggcggcgggggccgcgccgcggcTGCGGACCGTCTACGTTAACCCGCGCTGGCTGGAGCGGCAGGCCGCgctgggggcggcggcggcggcggccagcCCCTGcgccgaggcggcggcggcggcggcggcgagcggcgcggccgggggcccggcggccgcggcggcggggcagggcgaggcggcggaggcggcggccaCCCCCTACGTGGGGCTGCGGCGGCCGCTGGGCTACCAGCTGGCCAAGGCCACGAAGGAGCGGATCTGGCGGGGGGAGTTCATTGACCTGTTTTCCTTGCTTCACACAGAGCTGGCCCCCGAGCACGGCCCGCGCCCGGGGGACACGCTGGACCAGTGGGTCTCGGCCTTCCTGGTGTACGCCAGCGTGCTGTGCGAGAAGCACCCGGCGCGCTGCGGAGCCATGTTCAAGTACCTGGACACCATCCGCAAGCTGCATGCCACCTACGGGGGCACCTCGTGGATGAACTATGACGAGGACTTTCGGCGGCGGGCGGCCAAGGATCCCAACCTGCCCTGGGGGGACGTCGACCTCGACCTCTGGATGAAGTGGATGGCGCCCCTCAAGTCGCTCGTCAGCAGGCAGCCGCGTGCTGAGGGCGAGACGCAGGCCTCGCCGGCCCCAccaccgccgccgccctccCAGAGCCCcaagcaggaggagaaaaccCAG actCCATGA